One Citricoccus sp. K5 DNA window includes the following coding sequences:
- a CDS encoding LexA family transcriptional regulator yields the protein MTISPPPGDGPEPTSAAGQAPRAHGFPSPARDYLDGGIDLNRELVRDRTSTFLMRVSGQAMVGSGIGDGDELVVDRAATPQDGSVVVAVVNGELLVRRLVLGAAGGRRTVTLQTDDGAAPLTVEDADALEIWGVATYCLHRL from the coding sequence ATGACCATCTCGCCGCCGCCCGGGGACGGGCCGGAGCCGACGTCGGCCGCTGGGCAGGCGCCCCGCGCCCACGGTTTCCCCTCTCCTGCCCGGGACTACCTGGACGGCGGGATCGACCTGAACCGCGAGCTCGTCCGGGACCGTACCTCGACGTTCCTGATGCGGGTGTCCGGACAGGCCATGGTCGGCTCCGGCATCGGCGACGGGGACGAGCTGGTCGTGGACCGGGCGGCCACGCCGCAGGACGGCTCGGTGGTGGTGGCCGTGGTCAATGGAGAACTCCTGGTGCGTCGGCTGGTCCTCGGGGCGGCAGGGGGCCGGCGTACCGTGACCCTGCAGACCGACGACGGGGCGGCGCCCCTCACCGTGGAGGATGCGGATGCCCTGGAGATCTGGGGCGTGGCCACGTACTGCCTGCACCGCCTGTGA
- a CDS encoding Y-family DNA polymerase: MTDHLALVDVNNFYVSCERAFDPGLENRPVVVLSNNDGCVVARSPEAKALGLKTGMPWFQIAPQAAQWGLVARSSNYELYGDMSARVMELLGRWGTWQQVYSIDECFIGLTGTPQQALQAGREARAAVARHLGLPVCVGIASTKTLAKFANHVAKNNPHDARIGGVFSMDAALPAFVDRLMERLPATEVWGVGRMSGEKLERLGIRSIAELRSADPAWIRSRFSVVLERTVLELSGVPCIPDVDEQAGPAQVIFSRSFSRPVTTGADMDDVMNLYAQRAAARLAVQGQQARTVLVTAGTSRFSGPGGSVSRSVALPRATADPIAITRAAVGAMRSVLREGVPYTRAGVMLSGLGPAGTGQEMLTGFEDIEGPDGSDGGPDRHLEDVLERVRGRFGGTSIGLGPGGLAEQGTWTMRREFASPQYTTRFSELPVVRA; the protein is encoded by the coding sequence GTGACTGATCACCTGGCTTTGGTGGACGTCAACAACTTCTACGTCTCCTGCGAACGGGCCTTCGATCCCGGGCTGGAGAACCGGCCGGTGGTGGTGCTGTCCAACAACGACGGCTGTGTGGTGGCGCGGTCTCCGGAGGCGAAGGCACTCGGGCTCAAGACCGGGATGCCGTGGTTCCAGATCGCCCCGCAGGCCGCCCAATGGGGACTCGTGGCGCGATCCTCCAACTACGAGCTCTACGGGGACATGTCCGCCCGCGTGATGGAGCTGTTGGGCCGTTGGGGCACCTGGCAGCAGGTGTACTCGATCGACGAGTGCTTCATCGGGTTGACCGGCACCCCGCAGCAGGCTCTGCAGGCCGGGAGAGAGGCAAGGGCGGCGGTGGCCCGGCACCTCGGGCTCCCGGTGTGCGTGGGGATCGCCTCGACCAAGACCCTGGCGAAGTTCGCCAACCACGTGGCCAAGAACAACCCGCACGACGCCAGAATCGGAGGCGTCTTCTCCATGGACGCGGCTCTGCCCGCCTTCGTGGACCGGTTGATGGAGCGGCTCCCGGCCACCGAGGTCTGGGGTGTGGGCCGCATGTCAGGGGAGAAGCTGGAACGGCTGGGAATCCGGAGTATCGCCGAACTGCGTTCCGCCGACCCGGCGTGGATTCGATCCCGGTTCTCCGTGGTGCTGGAACGGACCGTCCTGGAACTGAGCGGGGTGCCGTGCATTCCGGACGTGGATGAGCAGGCGGGCCCGGCCCAGGTCATCTTCTCGCGCTCGTTCTCCAGGCCGGTGACGACCGGTGCGGACATGGACGATGTCATGAACCTCTACGCGCAGCGCGCCGCAGCCCGCTTGGCAGTGCAGGGCCAGCAGGCCAGGACCGTCCTGGTCACGGCCGGGACCTCCCGGTTCTCCGGGCCCGGTGGATCGGTCTCCAGGTCCGTGGCCCTTCCGCGTGCCACTGCAGACCCGATTGCCATCACCCGGGCGGCCGTGGGCGCGATGCGGTCCGTGCTGCGGGAGGGAGTGCCCTACACCCGCGCCGGCGTCATGCTGTCCGGGTTGGGACCAGCGGGAACGGGGCAGGAGATGCTGACCGGATTCGAGGACATCGAGGGACCAGATGGATCCGACGGCGGCCCCGACCGGCATCTGGAGGACGTCCTGGAGCGTGTCCGCGGGCGGTTCGGCGGAACTTCGATCGGCCTCGGGCCTGGCGGTCTGGCCGAGCAGGGGACGTGGACCATGCGCCGTGAGTTCGCTTCGCCGCAGTACACCACGAGGTTCTCGGAGTTGCCCGTGGTCCGGGCCTGA
- a CDS encoding response regulator transcription factor encodes MPDSSASPLSVLIVDDQPLMSGALKLLVENTADMECVGIAANGEEALESTRAVHPDVVLMDMQMPVMGGVEATERITAEFPDTSVLAITTFTSEPYLVPALKAGAAGYLLKDADPETIIGAIWSVHRGESVLSPAVTRKLLSSIEDDRPGVGTATVAAGDPDGSDLTPRELDVLRLLARGRSNPEIAEELHISESTVKANLSKIMDKLEVRDRVQVIIRAAQLGLVTLSLG; translated from the coding sequence ATGCCCGATTCCTCTGCCTCCCCTCTGTCTGTGTTGATCGTCGACGACCAACCGTTAATGAGCGGAGCACTTAAGTTGTTGGTTGAGAACACCGCCGACATGGAGTGCGTGGGCATCGCCGCCAACGGCGAGGAGGCATTGGAATCCACTCGCGCCGTCCACCCGGACGTTGTCCTCATGGACATGCAGATGCCCGTCATGGGCGGCGTCGAGGCCACCGAGCGCATCACCGCGGAGTTCCCGGACACCAGCGTCCTGGCCATCACCACGTTCACGTCGGAGCCCTACCTCGTGCCGGCATTGAAGGCGGGCGCGGCCGGTTACCTGCTCAAGGACGCCGACCCGGAGACGATCATCGGCGCCATCTGGAGCGTGCACCGCGGGGAGTCCGTCCTCTCCCCCGCTGTGACTCGCAAGCTGCTCTCCTCCATCGAGGATGACCGCCCTGGCGTCGGGACCGCCACGGTGGCCGCCGGAGACCCGGACGGCTCGGACCTGACGCCTCGTGAACTCGATGTGCTGCGGCTGCTGGCCCGGGGCCGCTCCAATCCGGAGATCGCCGAGGAGTTGCATATCTCCGAATCCACCGTGAAGGCCAACCTGTCCAAGATCATGGACAAGCTCGAGGTCCGGGACCGCGTCCAGGTGATCATCCGCGCCGCGCAGTTGGGGCTCGTCACCCTGTCCCTGGGCTGA
- the gcvP gene encoding aminomethyl-transferring glycine dehydrogenase, giving the protein MPRHEPRDTASAPFTSRHIGPRPSDADQMLAELGFDSLADLVDAAVPADIRQQTPLNLPPALTEAAVLEDLRAIANRNIVKTQMIGRGFFDTVTPPVVLRKVLENPAWYTAYTPYQPEISQGRLEALLNFQTMVSDLTGLEIANASMLDESSAAAEAVLLMHRANKKAKDGITLLDADLYPQTRAVIEGRALALGLDVRTADLATGLPAELGADLDEKGLCGIVLQQPGDSGRVHDHSAVISQAKERGAMVAIAADLLSLALITPPGEQGADIAVGNTQRFGVPLFFGGPHAAYMAVPKGLERQLPGRLVGVSQDAAGRPAYRLALQTREQHIRREKATSNICTAQALLAITASMFAVYHGPEGVTAIAQHAHRQATRLAAALETDGFRLTQDVFFDTIQVSVPGLARTVVTAAEAAGVNLRLVDAGTVGISCDETTTDEDLVAVLSAFGAPRESLPARQDSSSASTSTPSANSNGDTHDAGAPASARIPAAQRRTSQFMTHPVFNTYKSETQMLRYLKRLSGYDLALDRTMIPLGSCTMKLNATAEMESISWPEFCSIHPFAPDHQTEGWRFLLGDLEEKLAEITGYAAVSIQPNAGSQGEYAGLLAIRRYHLDKGEGERDICLIPASAHGTNAASAVLAGLKVVVVATAPDGTIDSADLEAKIEANSGRIAAIMITYPSTHGVYDADVREVCRKVHEAGGQVYIDGANLNALVGLAQPGQFGGDVSHLNLHKTFCIPHGGGGPGVGPVAVAEHLKPYLPSAEHPITAAPYGSAGVMPISWAYLYLMGGEGLTEATRYALLNANYVAKKLGEAFPILYTGETGLVAHECILDLRELTAKSGVTAEDVCKRLIDYGFHAPTLAFPVTGTLMVEPTESEDLAEIDRFIDAMLAIHSEMEATTPQTLADSVLRNAPHPAEVLTADEWDRSYPRSQAAYPVDSLRRDKYFPPVGRIDGAWGDRNLFCSCPPIESFEASDPADAAASATAVADNIESSSAVSH; this is encoded by the coding sequence ATGCCACGCCACGAACCGCGGGACACCGCCTCAGCCCCCTTCACCAGCCGCCACATCGGCCCGCGACCCTCAGATGCCGATCAGATGCTGGCCGAGCTGGGCTTCGACTCCCTGGCCGACCTCGTGGACGCGGCCGTCCCCGCTGACATCCGCCAGCAGACCCCGCTGAACCTGCCGCCGGCCCTCACCGAGGCGGCCGTGCTGGAGGACCTGCGCGCCATCGCGAACCGCAACATCGTCAAGACCCAGATGATCGGCCGCGGCTTCTTCGACACCGTTACCCCGCCCGTGGTGCTGCGCAAGGTGCTCGAGAATCCGGCTTGGTACACCGCGTACACGCCGTATCAGCCGGAGATCTCCCAGGGCCGCCTCGAGGCCCTGCTGAACTTCCAGACCATGGTCTCCGACCTCACCGGCCTCGAGATCGCCAACGCCTCGATGCTGGACGAGTCCTCGGCCGCCGCGGAGGCCGTCCTGCTGATGCACCGCGCCAACAAGAAGGCCAAGGACGGCATCACCCTGCTGGACGCGGACCTCTACCCGCAGACCCGGGCCGTGATCGAGGGCCGTGCCCTGGCGCTCGGCCTGGACGTCCGCACCGCCGACCTCGCCACCGGCCTGCCCGCCGAGCTCGGTGCCGACCTGGACGAGAAGGGCCTGTGCGGCATCGTCCTCCAGCAGCCCGGCGACTCCGGCCGGGTCCATGACCACTCCGCCGTGATCTCCCAGGCCAAGGAGCGGGGCGCCATGGTCGCGATCGCCGCCGACCTGCTGTCCCTGGCCCTGATTACGCCTCCGGGAGAGCAGGGCGCGGACATCGCCGTCGGCAACACCCAGCGCTTCGGCGTCCCGCTGTTCTTCGGCGGCCCCCACGCCGCCTACATGGCCGTTCCCAAGGGTCTCGAGCGCCAGCTGCCCGGCCGCCTGGTCGGCGTCTCCCAGGATGCCGCGGGCCGGCCCGCGTACCGCCTGGCCCTGCAGACCCGTGAGCAGCACATCCGCCGCGAGAAGGCCACCTCCAACATCTGCACCGCTCAGGCCCTGCTGGCCATCACGGCCTCCATGTTCGCGGTCTACCACGGCCCGGAGGGCGTCACCGCGATCGCCCAGCACGCCCACCGCCAGGCCACCCGCCTGGCCGCCGCCCTGGAGACCGACGGGTTCCGTCTCACCCAGGACGTCTTCTTCGACACCATCCAGGTCTCGGTGCCCGGCCTGGCCCGCACCGTGGTCACCGCCGCCGAGGCCGCCGGGGTCAACCTGCGCCTCGTGGACGCCGGAACGGTCGGGATCTCCTGTGACGAGACCACCACGGACGAAGACCTCGTGGCGGTGCTCTCCGCCTTCGGCGCCCCGCGCGAGTCCCTCCCGGCCCGCCAGGACAGCAGCTCCGCCAGCACCAGCACGCCCAGCGCCAACTCCAACGGAGACACCCATGACGCCGGCGCCCCGGCTTCTGCCCGCATCCCCGCCGCCCAGCGGCGCACCAGCCAGTTCATGACCCACCCGGTGTTCAACACCTACAAGTCCGAGACCCAGATGCTGCGATACCTCAAGCGACTCTCGGGCTATGACCTGGCTTTGGACCGGACCATGATCCCGCTGGGCTCGTGCACCATGAAGCTCAACGCCACCGCCGAGATGGAGTCCATCTCCTGGCCGGAGTTCTGCTCCATCCACCCCTTCGCCCCGGACCACCAGACGGAGGGCTGGCGCTTCCTGCTGGGAGACCTGGAGGAGAAACTGGCGGAGATCACCGGCTACGCGGCGGTGTCCATCCAGCCCAACGCCGGTTCACAGGGTGAGTACGCGGGCCTGCTGGCCATCCGCCGCTACCACCTGGACAAGGGTGAGGGCGAGCGGGACATCTGCCTCATCCCGGCCTCGGCCCACGGCACCAATGCGGCCTCGGCGGTCCTCGCCGGGCTCAAGGTGGTGGTGGTCGCCACGGCTCCGGACGGCACCATCGACTCGGCTGACCTGGAGGCCAAGATCGAGGCCAACTCCGGCAGGATCGCGGCCATCATGATCACCTACCCCTCCACGCACGGTGTCTATGACGCCGATGTCCGCGAGGTCTGCCGCAAGGTCCACGAGGCCGGTGGACAGGTCTACATCGACGGCGCGAACCTCAACGCGCTCGTCGGTCTCGCCCAGCCGGGGCAGTTCGGCGGGGACGTCTCCCACCTGAACCTGCACAAGACCTTCTGCATCCCGCATGGCGGTGGCGGACCCGGGGTGGGGCCGGTGGCCGTGGCTGAGCACCTCAAGCCGTACCTGCCCAGCGCCGAGCACCCGATCACCGCCGCACCGTACGGTTCGGCCGGCGTCATGCCGATCTCCTGGGCCTACCTGTACCTGATGGGCGGCGAGGGCCTCACCGAGGCCACCCGGTACGCCCTGCTCAACGCCAACTACGTGGCGAAGAAGCTCGGGGAGGCCTTCCCGATCCTCTACACCGGCGAGACCGGGCTGGTGGCACACGAGTGCATCCTGGACCTGCGGGAGCTCACGGCGAAGTCCGGGGTCACGGCCGAGGACGTTTGCAAGCGCCTGATCGACTACGGCTTCCACGCCCCCACGCTGGCGTTCCCGGTGACCGGGACCCTCATGGTGGAGCCGACCGAGTCCGAGGACCTGGCCGAGATCGACCGGTTCATCGACGCCATGCTGGCCATCCACTCCGAGATGGAGGCGACCACCCCTCAGACGCTGGCCGACTCCGTGCTGCGCAACGCGCCGCACCCGGCCGAGGTGCTCACCGCGGACGAATGGGACCGTAGCTACCCGCGCTCGCAGGCCGCCTACCCGGTGGACTCGCTGCGCCGGGACAAGTACTTCCCGCCGGTGGGCCGCATCGACGGTGCCTGGGGAGACCGCAACCTGTTCTGCTCCTGCCCGCCGATCGAGTCCTTCGAGGCGTCCGATCCCGCCGATGCCGCGGCGTCGGCCACCGCCGTCGCGGACAACATCGAGTCCTCCTCCGCCGTCTCCCACTGA
- the gcvT gene encoding glycine cleavage system aminomethyltransferase GcvT has translation MSESTSNSTTPLHGVHMEAGASFTDFGGWQMPLKYGSELAEHQAVRTSAGLFDLSHMGEVRVTGPQSAEALDYALTARVSAVAPGRAKYSLICTEAGTILDDLIVYRVDGGGGDASEPETREFLVVPNAGNAPAVAAALTERSAGFDATVRNESSQTALVAVQGPQAARIIAAVLPEAEAAELDGMRYYSARPATIRTGGDAGEITVLAARTGYTGEDGFELIIGPVADRGVLSTAATAVWHTLLEAAEGLGVGLLPCGLASRDSLRLEAGMPLYGNELDLGHLPSESGAGNAVPLKTKEGDFVGRDALLAALEAGTGITTGQTIVALKGTGRRSARAGYHVLDGGGHRIGEVTSGVPSPTLGHPIALARIDVAFKDAGTELSVDLRGKAEPFTVVEPPFYRRAQ, from the coding sequence ATGAGCGAGAGCACGAGCAACAGCACCACGCCGCTGCACGGCGTCCACATGGAGGCCGGCGCCTCCTTCACCGACTTCGGCGGCTGGCAGATGCCCCTGAAGTACGGCTCGGAGCTGGCCGAGCACCAGGCCGTCCGCACCTCCGCCGGACTGTTCGACCTGTCCCACATGGGTGAGGTCCGAGTCACCGGCCCGCAGTCGGCCGAGGCGCTGGACTACGCCTTGACGGCCCGGGTGTCCGCCGTCGCCCCGGGGCGGGCCAAATACTCGCTGATCTGCACCGAGGCAGGGACCATCTTGGACGACCTGATCGTCTACCGGGTGGATGGGGGCGGCGGTGACGCGAGCGAACCGGAGACCCGTGAGTTCCTCGTGGTCCCCAACGCCGGCAACGCGCCGGCCGTGGCCGCTGCGCTGACCGAGCGCTCCGCCGGATTCGACGCCACGGTCCGCAACGAGTCCTCGCAGACGGCGCTGGTCGCCGTGCAGGGACCGCAGGCCGCCCGGATCATCGCCGCCGTCCTGCCGGAGGCAGAAGCGGCCGAGCTGGACGGAATGAGGTATTACTCCGCCCGCCCGGCTACGATCCGGACCGGCGGGGACGCTGGCGAGATCACTGTCCTGGCTGCCCGCACCGGGTATACCGGCGAGGACGGCTTCGAGCTGATCATCGGACCCGTGGCGGACCGTGGGGTGTTGTCCACCGCGGCCACCGCGGTCTGGCACACGCTCCTTGAGGCGGCGGAGGGCCTTGGCGTCGGCCTACTCCCGTGCGGGTTGGCCAGCCGGGATTCCCTGCGCCTGGAGGCCGGCATGCCGCTCTACGGCAACGAGCTCGACCTCGGCCACCTGCCGAGTGAATCGGGGGCCGGCAATGCGGTGCCGCTCAAGACCAAGGAGGGTGACTTCGTCGGCAGAGACGCTCTGCTGGCCGCCCTTGAGGCCGGCACCGGCATCACCACCGGCCAGACGATCGTCGCGTTGAAGGGCACCGGCCGCCGGTCGGCGCGGGCCGGGTATCACGTGCTCGACGGCGGCGGCCACCGGATCGGTGAGGTCACCTCCGGGGTCCCCAGCCCCACGCTGGGTCACCCAATCGCCCTGGCCCGCATTGATGTCGCGTTCAAGGACGCCGGCACGGAGCTCTCCGTGGACCTGCGCGGCAAGGCCGAGCCGTTCACCGTGGTGGAACCGCCGTTCTACCGCCGCGCCCAGTAG
- a CDS encoding thermonuclease family protein, with product MTEQRTARRVPVLGIIAFVLLAALLLTLGVLSAIKGVRTAESNGHVVRVEDGRTFVVNMDGTEETVTLAGVMVPRLAAEGEEPTVENCLADEAMTNLATLLEPGDMVQLEYPEESDGPEGTRLALVHHGGEVVNLQQTEAGFAVPLSEQPREGFGSELREAQTTARSEESGLYSSAAPCTLAGRIGPALTALEGLPEDRPTTSAEAETQIETISAAVEQGVAAEKAFATIDPEETSLASLAWAADVPRLQEKLTGALSAAQAELKALDGTRNVLETREREELERQAEEKRQAEAKRQREAAERQAEAQREKAQREEAERQAEEERRQAEESASADDSASAPASSPPPSSPSPSPTPTSSPASPSSSPASPSSTDTDAGGDD from the coding sequence ATGACAGAACAGCGAACGGCCCGACGGGTCCCCGTACTGGGCATCATCGCGTTCGTCCTGCTCGCGGCACTCCTGCTCACCCTGGGCGTGTTGAGCGCCATCAAGGGCGTGCGCACCGCCGAGTCCAACGGCCACGTGGTGCGCGTGGAGGATGGCAGGACCTTCGTGGTGAACATGGACGGGACCGAGGAGACCGTGACGCTGGCCGGTGTGATGGTGCCCCGGCTGGCGGCCGAGGGGGAGGAACCCACTGTGGAGAACTGCCTCGCGGACGAGGCCATGACCAACCTGGCTACCCTCCTCGAGCCGGGGGACATGGTCCAGCTGGAGTATCCGGAGGAGTCGGACGGCCCCGAGGGCACCCGGCTGGCCCTGGTCCACCACGGGGGAGAGGTCGTCAACCTCCAGCAGACCGAGGCAGGGTTCGCCGTGCCGCTGTCCGAGCAGCCGAGGGAGGGGTTCGGCAGCGAATTGCGCGAGGCCCAGACGACCGCGCGCAGCGAGGAATCCGGACTGTACTCCTCCGCCGCCCCGTGTACCCTGGCCGGCCGGATCGGACCCGCGCTGACCGCCTTGGAGGGCCTGCCGGAGGACCGTCCCACCACCTCCGCCGAGGCAGAGACCCAGATCGAGACGATCTCGGCCGCCGTCGAGCAGGGCGTGGCCGCGGAGAAGGCCTTCGCCACCATCGATCCCGAGGAGACCTCCCTGGCCTCGCTCGCCTGGGCCGCGGACGTGCCCCGACTGCAGGAGAAGTTGACGGGCGCCCTGTCCGCCGCGCAGGCCGAACTGAAGGCACTGGACGGCACACGCAACGTGCTGGAGACCCGTGAGCGGGAGGAACTCGAACGCCAGGCCGAGGAGAAACGGCAAGCTGAGGCGAAGCGCCAGCGCGAGGCTGCTGAACGCCAGGCGGAGGCGCAGCGCGAGAAGGCTCAGCGGGAGGAAGCCGAACGCCAGGCCGAGGAAGAACGGCGCCAGGCCGAGGAATCAGCCTCTGCCGATGACTCGGCCTCTGCTCCTGCTTCCTCGCCCCCGCCGTCGTCCCCGTCCCCGTCGCCGACGCCGACTTCCAGCCCGGCGTCTCCGTCCTCCAGCCCGGCCTCTCCGTCCTCCACGGACACCGACGCCGGCGGAGACGACTAG
- a CDS encoding MFS transporter, with the protein MSRNLAVDRGPSGLLGLLWIAIWGFSGFFLSYSTMVPIALDRGLSSVTGGTLLTVMMVSVIAVQPFAPALRQRWGPRRAIGGALLLMAAGHGSALVISHSMASLMVTGLAVGCGFGILVVLATAAVPAVSRPGRAGRALGQFGATTSAAAAVGAPLGLWFSGVVPLETFRLVAAALVLLALLTLPRVPGQVSPLPGRLPPAAAVVEVPGSASPAEPAAARPDAARASGQAWSGLVPVLLPFLVGMAAYGLVIAFGPGGATANPALFIATMQGSSVVGRWVAGSLTDRRSPAAVYSVGIAMTMAGLLATTFAPPGWLLAGGLAVMGLGIGTVQSASLVMAFARASSHGAASVGWNMSFDIGLGLAGVFGGLGFTYLGPGATFAGVAGLLLLASIPLWLRRRR; encoded by the coding sequence GTGAGTAGGAACCTGGCCGTCGACCGTGGGCCCTCGGGCCTGTTGGGGTTGCTGTGGATCGCGATCTGGGGCTTCTCCGGCTTCTTCCTCAGTTACTCGACCATGGTGCCCATCGCCCTGGACCGAGGACTCTCCTCCGTCACCGGCGGGACCCTGCTGACGGTCATGATGGTCAGCGTCATCGCGGTCCAGCCCTTTGCCCCAGCTCTCCGGCAGCGCTGGGGCCCGCGGCGGGCGATCGGCGGGGCGCTGCTGCTGATGGCGGCCGGGCACGGATCCGCCCTGGTCATCAGCCACTCCATGGCGTCCCTGATGGTGACCGGGCTCGCCGTCGGCTGTGGTTTCGGGATACTCGTGGTCTTGGCGACGGCGGCCGTCCCGGCGGTCTCGCGCCCCGGCCGGGCTGGCCGGGCCCTCGGGCAGTTCGGGGCCACCACGTCAGCGGCCGCCGCCGTCGGAGCGCCGCTGGGGCTGTGGTTCAGCGGCGTGGTCCCGCTGGAGACGTTCCGGCTCGTCGCCGCCGCCCTGGTGCTGCTGGCCTTGCTGACGTTGCCCCGGGTCCCAGGCCAGGTCAGTCCACTTCCCGGCCGGCTGCCGCCGGCAGCCGCCGTGGTGGAGGTACCCGGATCCGCGTCTCCTGCGGAACCGGCCGCCGCACGCCCTGATGCGGCCCGCGCGTCGGGCCAGGCCTGGTCCGGACTGGTCCCGGTGCTGCTCCCGTTCCTCGTCGGCATGGCCGCCTACGGACTGGTCATCGCCTTCGGCCCGGGCGGGGCAACGGCGAATCCGGCCCTGTTCATCGCCACCATGCAGGGTTCCTCGGTGGTGGGGCGATGGGTGGCCGGTTCTCTCACGGACAGGAGAAGCCCCGCGGCGGTGTACTCGGTTGGCATCGCCATGACGATGGCCGGACTGCTGGCCACCACCTTTGCCCCGCCGGGATGGCTGCTGGCCGGAGGCCTGGCAGTGATGGGACTGGGGATCGGGACCGTGCAATCGGCGAGTCTCGTCATGGCCTTCGCCCGGGCCAGCAGCCACGGTGCCGCCAGTGTCGGATGGAACATGAGCTTCGATATCGGCCTGGGTCTGGCCGGGGTGTTCGGCGGACTGGGGTTCACCTACCTCGGACCGGGTGCCACCTTCGCCGGGGTGGCGGGGCTGCTGCTGCTCGCCTCGATCCCGCTCTGGCTGCGCCGCCGTCGCTGA
- a CDS encoding TIGR01777 family oxidoreductase, with product MPVFERRSLVPHDRSAVFAWFSRRGALVRLTPPFAGSVRREPEGLDVGSVARLGISAPGSLGLGLESATGLARTVLPFRLPQWFAPEVPWTARHTALEPDRMFRDEMSSGPLKSWVHTHSFEDAAPGEADTADGRPGCVVVDHIEYELPAGAVLRRKGSVWSRAGRWTEERLESELDRQFAYRAAQLREDLAFHAAHPVPSAESDGSGDSRPLTIAVSGASGLIGTQLCALLGSGGHRVLRLVRGGHHTPADETIVWDPAAGTLDAEALRSADVVVNLSGETIGGRLSEAHRSEVLQSRLAATGLLARTLAELADDGQPRALVNASAVGYYGAEAGTGPRGEGLRETDPPGDDFLAEVCQQWERATAPAARAGVRTAMIRTGLVLTPAGGVLQQLLPLFLLGAGGPLGTGKDRNPWQSWISIDDIVGLFAHAALTDTVEGPVNGTAPEPVQARDFAATLGRVLRRPSAVPLPAAAPTALLGSEGNRLLVEADQQARADLAHESGYAYRQPDLESALRHVLGR from the coding sequence ATGCCCGTCTTTGAGCGTCGCTCCCTGGTCCCCCATGATCGATCCGCCGTGTTCGCCTGGTTCTCGCGGCGCGGTGCGCTCGTCCGCCTCACGCCACCGTTCGCCGGTTCCGTGCGGCGTGAACCGGAAGGGCTCGACGTCGGCTCGGTCGCCCGGTTGGGCATCAGCGCGCCGGGCTCGCTGGGCCTGGGCCTGGAGTCCGCCACCGGCCTGGCCAGGACCGTGTTGCCCTTCCGGTTACCGCAGTGGTTCGCCCCCGAGGTCCCCTGGACGGCTCGGCACACCGCCCTAGAGCCGGACCGCATGTTCCGGGACGAGATGTCCTCTGGTCCGCTGAAGTCCTGGGTCCACACGCACAGCTTCGAGGACGCGGCCCCCGGGGAGGCGGACACCGCGGACGGCCGCCCCGGGTGCGTGGTCGTCGACCACATCGAGTACGAGCTCCCGGCCGGAGCGGTCCTGCGCCGCAAGGGCTCGGTGTGGTCCCGGGCCGGGCGGTGGACGGAGGAGCGCCTCGAGTCCGAGCTGGACCGGCAGTTCGCCTACCGGGCAGCCCAGCTCCGCGAGGACCTGGCCTTCCACGCCGCCCACCCCGTGCCATCCGCTGAGTCCGACGGGTCCGGCGACTCCCGCCCGCTGACCATCGCCGTGTCCGGGGCCAGCGGCCTGATCGGCACCCAACTGTGCGCCCTGCTGGGCAGCGGTGGACACCGGGTCCTGCGCCTGGTCCGCGGCGGCCACCACACCCCTGCGGACGAGACGATCGTGTGGGACCCGGCCGCCGGGACACTGGACGCCGAAGCGCTCCGGAGTGCCGACGTCGTGGTGAACCTGTCCGGTGAGACCATCGGCGGGCGACTCTCGGAGGCCCACCGATCCGAGGTGCTGCAGTCCCGGCTGGCGGCCACCGGCCTGCTCGCCCGGACGCTCGCGGAGCTGGCCGACGACGGCCAACCCCGGGCCCTCGTGAACGCGTCCGCGGTCGGCTACTACGGAGCCGAGGCCGGTACCGGCCCTCGCGGTGAGGGCCTGCGGGAGACTGATCCGCCCGGGGACGACTTCCTGGCCGAGGTCTGCCAGCAGTGGGAGCGCGCCACCGCGCCGGCCGCCCGGGCTGGGGTCCGGACGGCGATGATCCGTACCGGCCTGGTGCTGACACCGGCTGGTGGTGTCCTGCAGCAGCTGCTGCCGCTGTTCCTCCTCGGCGCGGGCGGCCCCCTGGGCACCGGCAAGGACCGGAACCCGTGGCAGAGCTGGATCTCGATCGACGACATCGTAGGGCTCTTCGCCCACGCCGCGCTCACGGACACCGTGGAGGGGCCGGTCAACGGCACCGCGCCGGAGCCCGTCCAGGCCCGGGACTTCGCCGCCACCCTCGGACGGGTGCTTCGCCGCCCTTCGGCCGTTCCCTTGCCCGCGGCCGCCCCCACGGCGTTGCTGGGCTCTGAGGGCAACCGGTTGCTGGTGGAGGCGGACCAGCAGGCCCGGGCGGACCTGGCGCACGAGTCCGGATACGCCTACCGCCAGCCGGACCTGGAATCGGCCCTGCGGCACGTGCTGGGACGCTGA